A single genomic interval of Fibrobacter sp. UWB15 harbors:
- a CDS encoding metalloregulator ArsR/SmtB family transcription factor has translation MGFREDVKKIKALTDENRLAIMLALQHGEKCGCDLLEELNITQPTLSHHMKILADSGLVDYYKEGKWMHYSISADGVREFRDMIGSYARCDCETDSSVFCGCKEKK, from the coding sequence ATGGGATTCAGAGAAGATGTCAAGAAAATAAAGGCGCTCACAGATGAGAACCGCCTTGCGATAATGCTTGCGCTCCAGCATGGAGAAAAGTGCGGATGTGATCTGCTGGAGGAACTAAATATCACACAGCCGACTCTTTCGCATCACATGAAGATCCTTGCGGACAGCGGGCTTGTTGATTACTACAAAGAAGGAAAATGGATGCATTACTCCATCTCCGCAGACGGGGTCAGGGAGTTCCGGGATATGATCGGTTCCTATGCAAGATGTGACTGCGAAACAGACAGTAGCGTATTCTGCGGATGTAAGGAAAAGAAGTAA
- a CDS encoding YhcG family protein: MILIKERWGSGVVKQLSLDLRREFPDADGFSVSNLWYMKKWYCFYTQKEAVQKLQRPVAELESEKLQRAVGELERAKFMQNEGTLPSIFTSVPWGQHVDIITKCHSIQEALFYIRQVVDKGLSRPALQNCIKADLYSHQGKIVNNFTEKLPDLQSKLVQDVLKENYDFGFATVGHEIYDEAELEEALTKNVTDLLLEMGTGFAFIGRQKEVLVGGRSRKIDLLFYHIRLRCFVACELKAKPFEPEFVGKLNFYVNAVDELLKAPEDNPTIGLLICSNMDSTDVQWSFRGLGTPMGVATHNNIRIKDALPSKELLEERMRLLQKEMHTTKRLIRKKGE, from the coding sequence TTGATTCTGATTAAGGAGCGCTGGGGTTCGGGAGTCGTGAAGCAACTCAGTCTGGATTTGCGGCGGGAATTTCCCGATGCAGACGGATTTTCTGTGTCGAATCTGTGGTATATGAAGAAATGGTACTGTTTCTACACGCAGAAAGAGGCTGTGCAAAAACTGCAACGGCCCGTTGCAGAATTAGAAAGCGAAAAACTCCAACGGGCCGTTGGAGAATTAGAACGGGCTAAATTTATGCAGAATGAAGGAACCTTACCTTCCATATTTACTAGCGTCCCTTGGGGGCAACATGTAGATATTATAACCAAATGTCACAGTATTCAGGAGGCTCTTTTCTATATTCGCCAGGTTGTTGATAAGGGATTAAGTCGCCCTGCACTTCAGAACTGCATCAAGGCAGATCTTTACAGCCACCAAGGCAAGATTGTCAACAATTTTACCGAAAAACTGCCCGATTTGCAGAGCAAACTGGTTCAAGATGTGCTGAAAGAGAACTACGATTTCGGCTTTGCTACTGTTGGTCACGAAATTTACGACGAAGCCGAATTGGAAGAGGCTCTTACGAAGAATGTCACCGACCTTTTGCTCGAGATGGGTACGGGTTTTGCCTTCATTGGACGGCAAAAGGAGGTTCTTGTAGGTGGACGAAGCCGCAAAATCGACCTGCTGTTTTACCATATCCGCTTGCGCTGTTTCGTCGCCTGCGAACTGAAGGCAAAGCCGTTCGAGCCGGAGTTTGTCGGCAAACTGAACTTTTACGTGAACGCGGTAGATGAGTTGCTGAAGGCACCCGAAGACAATCCGACAATCGGGCTGTTGATTTGTTCCAACATGGATTCAACCGATGTACAGTGGTCTTTCCGTGGACTGGGCACGCCGATGGGGGTCGCGACACACAACAACATCCGCATCAAAGATGCGTTGCCTTCGAAGGAACTGTTGGAAGAGCGCATGCGCCTTCTGCAAAAGGAAATGCATACTACGAAACGGCTCATTCGGAAAAAAGGCGAATAG
- a CDS encoding ORF6N domain-containing protein — translation MPIARQILVIRDKQVMLDRDLATLYGVETKVLNQAVKRNQERFPERNCFQLTRDELPNPSKSQIVTLNVSGNKRGSNVKKLPFAFTEQGVAMLASVLRSETAVRISLQIMDAFVEMRHILLRNGGLVNRLSNMESKMLEQDARLLEHDHKFDTIFEAMDRGELKSKGLYYNNQVFDAYVFVCGLIKQAKRRIVLVDRYVDEKVLAMMLKRGEGVSATIYTYDKSKVFEVDLATYNAQYADCPLKVLPSYGMHDRFLFIDDTAYHFGASLKDLGTNTFFFSKEEFTLEEVLKKSEEKRIELEQQPR, via the coding sequence ATGCCGATTGCCCGGCAAATACTTGTCATCCGGGATAAACAGGTCATGTTGGACCGCGATTTGGCAACGCTCTACGGGGTGGAAACAAAGGTGCTTAACCAGGCAGTTAAGCGAAATCAGGAACGTTTCCCTGAAAGGAATTGCTTTCAATTAACCCGTGATGAATTACCCAATCCTTCAAAGTCACAAATTGTGACTTTGAACGTTAGCGGAAATAAGCGTGGAAGTAATGTAAAAAAGCTCCCATTCGCCTTCACAGAGCAGGGAGTCGCCATGCTTGCATCTGTATTGCGCAGTGAAACCGCGGTGCGCATTTCGCTCCAAATCATGGACGCTTTCGTCGAGATGCGGCATATTTTGCTCAGGAACGGCGGTCTGGTCAACCGCCTGTCCAACATGGAGTCCAAAATGCTCGAGCAGGACGCGCGTTTGCTGGAGCACGACCATAAATTTGACACAATTTTCGAGGCGATGGACCGCGGCGAGCTCAAGTCGAAGGGGCTCTATTACAACAACCAGGTGTTTGACGCCTATGTGTTCGTATGCGGGTTAATCAAGCAGGCAAAAAGACGGATTGTCTTGGTGGACCGCTACGTGGACGAGAAGGTGCTCGCGATGATGCTCAAGCGCGGCGAGGGCGTGTCGGCGACCATCTACACCTACGACAAGAGCAAGGTTTTCGAGGTGGACCTAGCGACGTACAACGCGCAGTATGCCGACTGCCCGCTCAAGGTTCTGCCAAGCTACGGGATGCACGACCGTTTCTTGTTTATTGACGATACAGCATACCATTTCGGGGCTTCGCTGAAAGACCTGGGCACGAACACGTTCTTCTTTAGCAAAGAAGAATTCACGCTGGAGGAAGTGCTGAAGAAGTCGGAAGAAAAACGGATTGAACTGGAACAGCAGCCGAGATGA
- a CDS encoding type II toxin-antitoxin system RelB/DinJ family antitoxin codes for MAMSILQIRVDDNLKNEVSDLFERLGMDIPTAVRIFFKRAIIERGLPFNVNEIPSATTQDNSRLMQALYALNDEAHKNGTAGMSEEEIEAEIKAARAERKKKHGVRSR; via the coding sequence ATGGCGATGTCAATTCTACAAATCCGTGTAGACGATAATCTCAAGAACGAGGTGAGCGACCTGTTCGAAAGGCTCGGGATGGACATTCCGACCGCAGTCCGCATTTTCTTCAAGCGGGCTATCATCGAGAGGGGACTTCCGTTCAACGTGAACGAAATCCCTTCTGCCACCACGCAAGACAACAGTCGGCTGATGCAAGCCCTGTACGCGCTCAACGACGAGGCTCACAAGAACGGGACCGCCGGGATGAGCGAAGAGGAAATCGAGGCCGAGATCAAGGCGGCTAGGGCCGAGAGGAAAAAGAAACATGGTGTACGCAGTCGTTGA
- a CDS encoding PIN domain-containing protein — MILGITQKKYIPIIDSNIIEEYREVLQRGKFNFSLEYQNSFIDEISKYAVNEPVKESGVVLPDMDDKIFYDVAFAHQDKKAFLVTGNLKHFPGCPFAISPKDFYELIRPTPSGFVVNESRIDYDVSRLMQALYALNDEAHKNGTAGMSEEEIEAEIKAARVARKKMITPQTLPALYTAGCTRSLLRCRRG, encoded by the coding sequence TTGATACTAGGCATTACCCAAAAGAAGTATATTCCCATTATTGACAGCAATATTATTGAGGAATATCGGGAAGTCCTACAAAGGGGAAAGTTTAATTTCTCGTTAGAGTATCAGAATTCTTTTATTGACGAGATTTCAAAATACGCGGTCAATGAGCCGGTAAAAGAGTCTGGTGTTGTTTTGCCAGATATGGATGACAAGATTTTTTACGATGTAGCCTTCGCTCATCAGGATAAGAAAGCCTTTCTTGTGACGGGGAATTTAAAACATTTTCCAGGATGCCCTTTTGCAATATCGCCCAAGGATTTTTACGAACTGATTAGGCCTACTCCGTCGGGATTTGTCGTAAACGAGTCTCGCATCGATTACGACGTTTCCAGGCTGATGCAAGCCCTGTACGCGCTCAACGACGAGGCTCACAAAAACGGAACCGCCGGGATGAGCGAAGAGGAAATCGAGGCCGAGATCAAGGCTGCAAGAGTAGCCCGAAAAAAAATGATTACCCCCCAAACCCTTCCAGCACTTTATACAGCAGGGTGTACAAGGTCTTTGCTTCGGTGTCGGAGAGGTTGA
- a CDS encoding MarR family winged helix-turn-helix transcriptional regulator, producing MNCPQLKLENQLCFPLYAASKEITRRYAPYLEPLDLTYTQYIAMLVLWEEKKCNVSELGKKLFLDSGTLTPLLKKLEAKGYIQRTREQSDERCLSVSLTDQGESLKRKAASVPKSMASCVNLSDTEAKTLYTLLYKVLEGFGG from the coding sequence ATGAACTGCCCCCAGCTAAAACTCGAAAACCAGCTGTGCTTCCCGCTGTATGCCGCGTCCAAGGAAATCACGCGCCGCTACGCTCCGTACCTGGAGCCGCTTGACCTCACGTACACGCAGTACATCGCGATGCTCGTGCTGTGGGAAGAAAAGAAGTGCAACGTGTCTGAACTCGGCAAAAAGCTGTTCCTTGATTCCGGGACGCTCACCCCGCTCCTGAAAAAGCTCGAAGCCAAGGGCTACATCCAGCGCACCCGCGAACAGAGCGACGAGCGCTGCCTTTCCGTAAGCCTCACCGACCAAGGCGAATCGCTCAAGCGCAAAGCCGCGAGCGTCCCCAAGTCCATGGCCAGCTGCGTCAACCTCTCCGACACCGAAGCAAAGACCTTGTACACCCTGCTGTATAAAGTGCTGGAAGGGTTTGGGGGGTAA
- a CDS encoding glutathione peroxidase: MATIYDFTLTDGKGNQVPLANFKGKVMLIVNTATGCGFTPHYKPIEQMYSDFHDKGFEVIDIPCNQFKGQTPGTDDEIHEFCTLNYGTEFPQMKKSDVNGPDELPLYTYLKSQKGFEGFGFGVKAAAMALLLKSIDKDYKKNPDIKWNFTKFVVDREGNVVARFEPTADMDDVRACVEKLL, encoded by the coding sequence ATGGCAACCATCTACGACTTCACCCTCACCGACGGCAAGGGCAACCAGGTCCCGCTCGCAAACTTCAAGGGCAAGGTGATGCTCATCGTGAACACCGCGACCGGCTGCGGCTTCACCCCGCATTACAAGCCTATCGAACAGATGTATTCCGACTTCCACGACAAGGGCTTCGAAGTCATCGACATTCCCTGCAACCAGTTCAAGGGCCAGACCCCCGGCACCGACGACGAAATCCACGAATTCTGCACGCTCAACTACGGCACCGAATTCCCGCAAATGAAAAAGTCCGACGTGAACGGCCCCGACGAGCTGCCGCTCTACACCTACCTGAAATCGCAGAAGGGTTTTGAAGGCTTCGGCTTTGGCGTGAAGGCCGCCGCCATGGCGCTTTTGCTCAAGAGCATCGACAAGGACTACAAGAAAAATCCCGACATCAAGTGGAACTTCACCAAGTTCGTGGTTGACCGTGAAGGCAACGTGGTCGCGCGTTTTGAACCCACCGCCGACATGGACGATGTGCGCGCCTGCGTCGAGAAGCTGCTCTAG
- a CDS encoding (deoxy)nucleoside triphosphate pyrophosphohydrolase: MKRIEVVAGIICDGAPHSAETRFFATQRGYGDYKDGWEFPGGKVEPGETPQQALVRELKEELAIDVNVGEFLCTVDYDYPAFHLTMHCYFCTIAGNKAPELLEHEAARWLTRAELHSVNWLPADIEVLKTLEKKRF; this comes from the coding sequence ATGAAACGTATCGAGGTCGTGGCAGGCATCATTTGCGACGGGGCGCCGCATTCGGCAGAAACCCGATTTTTTGCCACGCAGCGCGGGTACGGCGACTACAAGGACGGCTGGGAATTCCCGGGCGGCAAGGTGGAACCCGGCGAAACCCCGCAGCAGGCCCTGGTTCGCGAACTAAAAGAAGAACTCGCTATCGATGTAAATGTCGGCGAATTTCTCTGTACGGTAGACTACGACTACCCCGCTTTTCACCTGACCATGCACTGCTACTTTTGCACCATCGCAGGCAACAAGGCGCCGGAACTCCTGGAACACGAGGCGGCCCGCTGGCTTACCCGCGCAGAGCTGCACAGCGTAAACTGGCTGCCGGCCGATATCGAAGTCCTCAAAACGCTCGAAAAAAAGCGCTTTTAA
- a CDS encoding carbohydrate-binding domain-containing protein, which translates to MKSMRLPAIAVSAILGFAACSDDKGTGTDPNATLPSTDPYGYNVPDVPGYDIPGSDIPGGNVPDTGIPGSENPYGDVPGSEIPGGAIPGGDAPGTEIPGGDVPGGNLPSAISSSSTSIQGGDAPVLSSSSVAGTVPGNESGDDENDNEDSRTLNGTQILLKLAGTSATVENNNGCVDVADKSATITCPGAYYVTGEASDFQVVVNTPGAEKEGNTGIYLYNATLKSQHSPILVKNADKTVLHLVKGTTNVVEDGNGNHLFTTVNGKQDTAKAAIYSKDDLNIKGAGTLTVKGNFKNGIQSSNDLKIKNGNITVVANENAIKGKGSLHISGGILNVTAKQGDGLESDECVENADGSFKDTVATKGVVEISGGNITIKAGDDGIDAANYVMISDSTEEASLKITATGKGLAAEKYIYVNGGTLEVNSDDDALHTHWQVYLNGGNVTVSSKDDGIHADSALYMKGSTINVVTASEGIEAYRIFAEGGITSTFATNDGWNGAGGPKDPGAGGYSAFSESGGHIVISGGYHYISAKGNMIDVLDANGSAKMTGGVVILEITGESYENQGGFNFGGWGGGFPGGGGGGNGGCSENMAGGLIDTDTGFDITGGVLLAFGNYSTDLPNCSPVTYSNSSYYGTDKAAFKPTYQGNAIIYGGEVRSVGQVQTNGMTELKFPNGVSYMYK; encoded by the coding sequence ATGAAATCGATGAGGTTACCCGCGATTGCAGTTTCTGCGATTTTGGGCTTTGCGGCTTGTTCCGACGACAAGGGGACGGGAACGGATCCTAATGCGACCCTTCCGTCAACTGATCCCTACGGCTATAATGTTCCTGACGTTCCCGGTTACGATATTCCCGGTAGCGATATTCCGGGCGGCAATGTTCCCGACACCGGGATTCCAGGTAGCGAAAATCCTTACGGAGATGTTCCTGGCAGCGAGATTCCAGGCGGTGCAATTCCGGGTGGCGATGCCCCTGGTACAGAAATCCCGGGCGGAGATGTTCCGGGTGGCAACTTGCCTAGCGCAATTTCCAGTTCGAGCACCTCGATTCAGGGTGGCGACGCCCCTGTCCTTAGTTCCAGCAGCGTAGCCGGCACCGTGCCGGGCAACGAATCCGGTGACGACGAAAACGACAACGAAGATTCCAGAACCCTGAACGGTACGCAGATTCTCTTGAAACTCGCAGGGACTTCGGCGACAGTCGAAAACAACAACGGCTGCGTCGATGTCGCCGACAAGAGCGCCACAATCACCTGCCCAGGCGCCTATTACGTTACCGGCGAAGCTTCTGATTTCCAGGTGGTGGTGAACACGCCGGGTGCCGAAAAAGAAGGCAATACCGGCATCTACCTTTACAATGCGACTTTGAAGAGCCAACATTCCCCGATTCTCGTGAAGAACGCCGACAAGACGGTACTCCACTTGGTAAAGGGTACTACCAACGTGGTCGAAGACGGCAACGGAAACCACTTGTTCACAACAGTCAACGGCAAGCAAGATACCGCAAAGGCAGCCATCTATTCCAAGGACGACTTGAATATCAAGGGCGCAGGCACCTTGACTGTCAAGGGCAACTTCAAGAACGGTATCCAGTCCAGCAACGACCTTAAAATCAAGAACGGCAACATTACCGTGGTCGCCAACGAAAATGCAATTAAGGGCAAAGGCAGCCTGCATATTTCGGGCGGCATTTTGAATGTGACCGCCAAGCAAGGCGACGGCCTTGAAAGCGACGAATGCGTCGAAAATGCAGACGGCTCGTTCAAGGACACCGTGGCAACCAAGGGCGTCGTAGAAATTTCGGGCGGCAACATTACCATCAAGGCAGGCGACGACGGTATCGACGCGGCCAACTACGTGATGATCAGCGATTCCACCGAAGAGGCCTCGTTGAAGATTACCGCTACCGGCAAGGGGCTTGCAGCCGAAAAATACATTTACGTGAACGGCGGCACGCTCGAAGTGAATTCCGATGACGACGCCTTGCACACGCATTGGCAAGTCTACTTGAACGGCGGTAACGTGACCGTGAGTTCCAAGGACGACGGTATCCACGCGGATTCCGCTTTGTACATGAAGGGCTCCACCATCAACGTGGTCACGGCCAGCGAAGGTATCGAAGCTTACAGGATTTTTGCTGAAGGGGGTATTACCTCGACATTTGCAACGAACGACGGCTGGAACGGCGCAGGCGGCCCGAAGGATCCGGGCGCCGGCGGATATTCTGCATTCAGCGAAAGCGGTGGCCACATCGTGATTAGCGGCGGTTACCACTATATTAGCGCCAAGGGCAACATGATCGACGTGCTAGACGCCAACGGCTCTGCAAAAATGACCGGCGGCGTAGTGATTCTCGAAATCACGGGCGAAAGCTACGAGAACCAGGGCGGATTTAACTTTGGCGGCTGGGGCGGTGGATTCCCCGGTGGCGGGGGAGGCGGTAACGGCGGTTGCTCAGAAAACATGGCCGGCGGCCTGATCGATACCGATACGGGTTTCGATATCACCGGCGGTGTGCTCCTTGCATTCGGCAACTACTCGACAGACCTCCCCAACTGTTCCCCCGTTACCTACAGCAACTCTAGTTACTATGGTACCGACAAGGCTGCATTCAAGCCCACGTACCAAGGCAACGCCATTATTTACGGCGGCGAAGTTCGCTCAGTCGGTCAGGTGCAAACCAACGGCATGACAGAACTTAAGTTCCCCAACGGCGTAAGCTACATGTACAAGTAA
- a CDS encoding T9SS type A sorting domain-containing protein: MKAPNLITAACLLAFCGMSFAYTLNGTVTTKDGNAIQGADVKLLKRNKATTTDAQGKFTFKEESAHLNAARSAGNFSLANGVLNFTQSGTTPVQVKIFDMVGNQVFAQTLQGSGSVDLNSVIESQGTYLARVKLGSAQESIRFNATGNYSGSFRQGGKALMKVDGVEKDTLSVAFEGYETVKVFLPNLDTTVAIKMNEVSTEETFKFGYALGNSPTPSKGCGTNSKLQKVNSVENGDHFQIRVGSDTRDYFITLPKNYDNTKPHKVLFALHCYGSRGEDFVHHKADYDHPTPYYGQQVLDKNGDYIFVSLDAIGGVWTKGQGDHDFFAQTLTTLNENYCIDTSRVFITGFSFGAMFSYSLMQDMQSRVRAAATYAVADYNIWLPEGSNMKDLPIAWMNVHGVNDGRCDYNRAKNSALPRILKRNGKADANGDFTDASSEKPKEISGNTGHVCYDFTTVDERFPVKWCSWPGDHQWTAHDTGNMGVGWNWESTWVPEEVHKFFEQF; encoded by the coding sequence ATGAAAGCGCCTAATCTAATTACGGCTGCATGCCTCTTGGCATTTTGCGGAATGTCATTTGCATATACCTTAAACGGTACTGTTACCACTAAAGACGGCAACGCCATTCAAGGTGCAGATGTAAAGCTTCTCAAAAGGAACAAGGCCACCACCACCGACGCCCAGGGCAAATTCACCTTCAAGGAAGAATCGGCCCATTTGAACGCGGCTCGTAGCGCCGGCAATTTCAGCCTTGCCAACGGTGTCTTGAACTTTACGCAAAGTGGCACTACTCCGGTGCAAGTCAAGATTTTCGACATGGTCGGAAACCAGGTATTTGCGCAGACGCTGCAAGGTTCCGGTTCGGTGGACCTGAATTCCGTCATCGAGTCGCAAGGCACTTATCTGGCCCGCGTCAAGCTCGGCTCGGCGCAAGAATCCATCCGCTTTAACGCCACAGGCAACTATTCGGGCTCCTTCAGGCAAGGCGGCAAGGCACTCATGAAGGTCGACGGCGTCGAAAAGGATACCTTGAGTGTCGCGTTCGAAGGCTACGAAACCGTAAAGGTGTTCCTCCCGAATCTCGATACGACTGTCGCAATCAAGATGAACGAAGTGTCTACCGAAGAAACTTTCAAGTTCGGTTACGCTCTCGGTAACTCGCCGACTCCGAGTAAGGGCTGCGGCACCAATTCCAAACTGCAAAAGGTCAATAGCGTCGAAAACGGCGACCACTTCCAGATCAGGGTAGGCAGCGACACCCGCGACTACTTTATCACGCTCCCCAAGAATTACGACAATACAAAACCGCACAAGGTGCTGTTTGCACTCCACTGCTACGGTAGCCGCGGCGAAGACTTTGTGCATCACAAAGCAGACTACGACCATCCGACACCGTACTATGGCCAGCAGGTGCTCGACAAGAACGGCGACTACATTTTCGTTTCGCTCGACGCCATTGGCGGTGTCTGGACCAAGGGCCAGGGTGACCACGATTTCTTTGCCCAGACGCTTACTACCTTGAACGAAAACTACTGTATCGACACGAGCCGCGTGTTCATTACGGGATTTAGCTTCGGCGCCATGTTCAGCTATTCCTTGATGCAGGACATGCAGAGCCGCGTGCGTGCCGCTGCCACTTACGCTGTGGCCGATTACAACATCTGGCTCCCCGAAGGCAGCAACATGAAGGACTTGCCCATCGCCTGGATGAACGTCCACGGCGTGAACGACGGCCGCTGCGATTACAACCGCGCCAAAAACAGCGCCCTCCCGCGCATTCTGAAGCGTAACGGCAAGGCCGATGCCAACGGCGACTTCACCGACGCAAGCAGTGAAAAACCCAAGGAAATCAGTGGCAATACGGGACATGTCTGCTACGACTTTACGACGGTCGACGAACGCTTCCCCGTCAAGTGGTGCAGCTGGCCGGGTGACCACCAGTGGACTGCGCATGACACCGGTAACATGGGCGTAGGCTGGAACTGGGAAAGCACCTGGGTGCCCGAAGAAGTCCACAAGTTCTTCGAACAGTTCTAG
- a CDS encoding carboxypeptidase-like regulatory domain-containing protein: MKSFKIMVSATALVAALTGCGDDSSKVVAVIDHEGNIATDSSSSKGNTKSSSSVAKDSGTEIDNTYSSSSQSDVETDEDYEHGYVGYISDRSIDPIVGGVVRTWKPTENGLVMVSVDSIDKEGKVKLNTSLEGFNLVEMQKDDLKSMRWLFFREGMESGIYVAKEGVTVTGIISEKGEAVAGAKLKILDKESTTNSSGEFEFEGLPDGVHFMTVEHNGESRIYQVQTTRTVRFTEEQIVNRINWDYGVYTLLTGYEDWSSGRTVVGNTFGLVGPTYFFTDSSQGGNSRFKGNVEFAHAEKFKQDDQMGVYMYFNADIDEEFENHFALTGFILGEDDRELGDDNYAYFDISEASGLSFDAKGTGKLVVQLVVHNSDGSTDYVTPAGIELTEEWSVYNLPFDELRSKLTAVEAINFALTEDGELYLDNVRLDGIVPTKWPLLGKRL; the protein is encoded by the coding sequence ATGAAGAGTTTCAAAATAATGGTTTCCGCAACAGCCCTGGTGGCAGCCCTTACAGGCTGCGGAGACGATTCCAGCAAAGTCGTAGCCGTTATCGACCACGAAGGGAATATCGCCACAGACAGTAGTTCCAGCAAAGGCAATACAAAGTCTTCTAGCAGCGTTGCAAAAGATAGCGGAACAGAAATAGACAACACCTACAGCAGTTCAAGTCAAAGCGACGTAGAAACCGACGAAGACTACGAGCACGGCTATGTCGGGTACATAAGCGACAGAAGCATCGATCCGATTGTGGGCGGAGTCGTGCGCACCTGGAAACCCACCGAAAACGGCCTGGTGATGGTCTCTGTAGACTCCATCGACAAAGAAGGGAAAGTCAAGCTGAACACCTCGCTCGAAGGGTTCAACCTAGTTGAAATGCAGAAAGACGACCTCAAGTCTATGAGGTGGCTGTTCTTCCGCGAAGGCATGGAAAGCGGAATTTACGTGGCAAAAGAAGGCGTCACCGTAACAGGTATCATCAGCGAAAAAGGCGAAGCTGTCGCAGGCGCCAAACTTAAGATTTTAGACAAGGAATCTACAACCAACAGCAGCGGCGAATTCGAATTCGAAGGCCTTCCCGATGGCGTCCACTTCATGACGGTGGAGCATAACGGAGAATCCCGCATTTACCAGGTACAGACCACCCGTACGGTGCGATTCACCGAAGAACAGATTGTCAACAGGATTAACTGGGACTACGGCGTTTACACCCTCTTGACCGGTTACGAAGACTGGTCCAGCGGCCGTACCGTTGTTGGTAACACCTTCGGCCTGGTCGGCCCCACCTACTTCTTTACCGATTCTTCGCAAGGTGGCAACAGCCGCTTTAAAGGCAACGTAGAATTCGCCCACGCCGAAAAATTCAAGCAGGATGACCAAATGGGCGTCTACATGTACTTTAACGCCGATATCGACGAAGAATTCGAGAACCATTTTGCCCTTACAGGATTCATTCTCGGCGAAGACGATCGCGAACTCGGTGACGACAACTACGCCTATTTTGACATTAGCGAAGCCTCGGGGCTTTCTTTTGACGCCAAGGGAACAGGCAAGCTGGTCGTGCAGCTAGTCGTCCACAACAGCGACGGCAGCACCGATTACGTAACGCCGGCAGGTATCGAACTCACGGAAGAATGGAGCGTCTACAACCTCCCCTTCGACGAGCTGCGTTCCAAGCTTACGGCGGTAGAGGCCATCAACTTCGCCCTGACCGAAGACGGCGAACTTTACCTCGACAACGTGAGACTCGACGGAATTGTCCCCACCAAATGGCCGCTTTTGGGCAAAAGGCTCTAA